From a region of the Cucumis sativus cultivar 9930 chromosome 6, Cucumber_9930_V3, whole genome shotgun sequence genome:
- the LOC101213157 gene encoding receptor-like protein 9DC3 produces the protein MIIMFYFFLLFLFLSNISLTVSSQHHHHHLLLCHPQQSLALLQFKNAFSLGAPSSYCSKSYPRTTTWNESTDCCLWDGVECDDQGQGHVVALHLGCSLLQGTLHPNSTLFTLSHLQTLNLSSNNFSGSPFSPQFGILSNLRVLDLSRSFFKGHVPLQISHLSKLVSLHLFYNFDLTFSNMVMNQLVLNLTNLRDLGLAHTNLSHIIPTSNFMNFSLSLESLDLSYSYLSGNFPDHIFNLPNLHVLALQYNLELNGHLPTSNWSRSLQLLDLSFTNFSGGIPSSIGEARALRYLDLGSCNFNGEISNFEIHSNPLIMGDQLVPNCVFNITKRAPSSSNSFLSTLLPGNVCSTGQLSNLTHLNLASNNFTGVIPSWLFSLPTLKFLNLYHNNFSGFMRDFRSNTLEYVDASFNQFQGEIPLSVYRQVNLRELRLCHNNLSGVFNLDIERIPSLTSLCVSNNPQLSIFSSKPISSNLEFISMSSVKLNNNVPYFLRYQKNLSILELSHNALSSGMEHLLSLPKLKRLFLDFNLFNKLPTPILLPSIMEYFSVSNNEVSGNIHPSICEATNLIFLDLSNNSFSGTIPPCLSNMSNLNTLILKSNNFSGVIPTPQNIQYYLASENHFTGEIPFSICFANNLAILGLSNNHLSGTLPPCLTNIASLLALNLQANDISGTIPSTFSTSCKLRSLDLSNNKLEGELPTSLLNCEDLQILDVENNNITGHFPHWLSTLPLRALIFRSNRFYGHLNNSFNTYSFFNLRILDLSFNHFSGPLPSNLFLNLRAIKKFDLIPQFDDYLYPEWFFFGSSDNYQDSLLLTLKGSNQRVERILKAFKAMDLSSNDFSGEIPSEIGILRFLGGLNISHNKLTGEIPTSLGNLTNLEWLDLSSNELRGQIPPQLGALTYLSILNLSQNQLSGPIPQGKQFATFESSSYVGNIGLCNFPLPNCGGDETGNSHESQLVDDDDEDDSLSKGFWWKVVFLGYGCGMGFGIFVGYLVFRIGKPVWIVARVEGKPRRNNYRAAGRNN, from the coding sequence ATGATCATCATGTtctacttctttcttctctttcttttcctctctaATATTTCACTTACTGTTAGTTCccaacatcatcatcatcatcttctacTGTGTCATCCTCAACAAAGCTTAGCATTACTTCAATTCAAGAATGCTTTTTCCTTGGGTGCGCCATCAAGTTATTGCAGTAAGTCGTATCCAAGAACAACAACATGGAATGAGAGCACAGATTGCTGTTTATGGGACGGCGTGGAGTGCGACGACCAAGGACAAGGCCATGTGGTTGCCCTTCATCTTGGTTGCAGTTTACTCCAAGGAACTCTTCATCCTAACAGCACCCTTTTCACTCTTTCCCACCTCCAAACCTTGAATCTTTCTTCTAACAATTTTTCAGGATCTCCCTTTTCACCTCAATTTGGAATCCTTTCAAACTTGAGAGTTTTGGATCTTTCCAGGTCCTTTTTCAAAGGCCACGTTCCATTACAAATATCACATTTGTCTAAATTGGTTTcccttcatcttttttataatttcgaTCTCACTTTTTCAAACATGGTTATGAATCAACTTGTTCTTAACCTAACCAATCTAAGGGATCTTGGGCTTGCTCATACAAATCTATCACACATCATACCCACTTCTAATTTCatgaatttctctctctctctagagTCTCTTGATCTTTCTTATTCCTACTTGTCTGGAAATTTTCCTGACCACATTTTCAATCTTCCAAATTTACATGTGTTAGCACTTCAATATAACCTTGAGTTGAATGGACATCTGCCCACGTCTAATTGGAGTCGATCCCTTCAACTTTTGGATCTTTCTTTCACTAATTTTTCAGGAGGGATCCCAAGCTCCATTGGTGAAGCCAGAGCCTTGAGGTATTTGGACCTTGGATCCTGCAACTTCAATGGTGAAATTTCTAATTTCGAAATCCATTCTAATCCTTTGATCATGGGTGATCAATTAGTACCCAATTGTGTGTTCAACATCACCAAAAGAGCACCTTCTTCatctaattcatttttaagTACTCTTCTTCCTGGAAATGTTTGTTCAACAGGACAGCTTTCAAATCTTACCCATTTGAACTTGGCAAGCAACAATTTCACTGGTGTCATCCCCTCTTGGCTATTTTCATTACCAACCTTAAAATTTCTGAATCTATATCATAACAATTTCTCTGGTTTCATGAGGGATTTTAGGTCCAACACATTGGAGTATGTTGATGCAAGTTTTAACCAGTTCCAAGGTGAAATCCCCTTGTCCGTCTATAGACAAGTGAACCTTAGAGAGTTAAGATTATGCCACAACAATTTGAGTGGGGTTTTTAATTTAGACATTGAGAGAATCCCAAGTCTAACATCTCTATGTGTTTCCAACAATCCCCAACTCTCAATATTCTCATCCAAACCTATCTCCTCAAATCTTGAATTCATTAGTATGTCATCCgtcaaattaaacaacaatGTCCCCTACTTTTTAAGATATCAGAAGAATTTGAGCATTCTAGAACTTTCTCATAATGCTTTGTCCTCAGGAATGGAGCATCTCCTCTCTTTGCCTAAGTTAAAGAGAttgtttcttgattttaatttgttcaataAGCTACCAACTCCAATATTGTTGCCATCAATTATGGAATATTTTAGTGTTTCAAATAATGAGGTAAGTGGAAACATTCATCCTTCAATTTGCGAAGCCACCAATCTTATATTCCTTGATTTGTCAAATAATAGCTTTAGTGGTACAATTCCACCTTGTCTCTCCAACATGTCTAATCTAAACACTTTGATATTGAAAAGTAACAACTTTTCTGGGGTTATTCCCACACcacaaaatattcaatactACCTTGCTTCAGAAAATCACTTCACTGGAGAAATCCCATTTTCAATCTGCTTTGCAAACAACCTTGCAATCCTTGGTCTTTCCAATAATCACTTGAGTGGTACACTTCCACCATGTCTCACAAACATAGCTTCTCTGTTAGCATTGAATCTTCAAGCTAACGACATTTCTGGAACCATTCCCTCAACATTTTCAACATCATGTAAGTTAAGAAGCCTTGACTTGAGCAACAACAAACTAGAAGGAGAATTGCCAACCTCCTTGTTGAACTGTGAGGATCTCCAAATTTTAGatgttgaaaataataatataacagGTCACTTCCCCCATTGGTTGTCTACTCTCCCGTTACGAGCTCTTATCTTTCGATCAAATCGATTTTACGGTCACCTCAACAACTCATTCAACACATACTCTTTTTTCAACCTACGAATCCTTGATCTATCTTTCAATCATTTTAGTGGCCCATTACCATCAAACTTGTTTCTAAACTTGAGagccataaaaaaatttgatttgataccTCAATTTGATGATTACCTTTATCCTGAATGGTTTTTCTTCGGCTCCTCGGATAATTACCAAGATTCCTTGTTATTAACACTAAAAGGATCGAACCAAAGGGTGGAAAGAATACTGAAGGCATTCAAAGCTATGGATTTATCAAGTAATGATTTTAGTGGAGAGATACCAAGTGAAATTGGGATACTTCGGTTTTTGGGAGGTCTCAACATTTCCCACAATAAGTTAACAGGTGAAATTCCTACGTCGTTGGGAAATTTGACAAACCTCGAATGGTTGGATCTTTCTTCAAATGAACTCAGAGGTCAGATCCCTCCTCAGTTGGGTGCTCTTACATATCTCTCTATTTTGAACCTCTCACAAAATCAATTGTCAGGACCAATTCCTCAAGGAAAACAGTTTGCTACTTTTGAGAGTTCTTCATACGTTGGAAATATTGGACTCTGTAACTTTCCTCTGCCAAACTGTGGTGGGGATGAAACAGGGAATAGCCATGAATCTCAATTAgtagatgatgatgatgaagatgatagTTTATCAAAAGGGTTTTGGTGGAAAGTTGTATTCTTGGGGTATGGATGTGGAATGGGCTTTGGAATTTTTGTTGGATATCTTGTTTTTCGAATTGGAAAACCTGTGTGGATTGTAGCAAGGGTGGAAGGCAAACCAAGGAGGAAC